The Chrysoperla carnea chromosome X, inChrCarn1.1, whole genome shotgun sequence genome includes a region encoding these proteins:
- the LOC123302644 gene encoding splicing factor 45 → MSLYDDFDNIKTRATEKVAGWSSGIKLLQSQLQLKKAATTQPKREQLRRANQVLAPVIDLKSKKEDDDIYPNLSAIIFPTPKQRKSSGIPKKAQYPADLDWDFDEEYDPFWPNDYEKVVKDLRMLRDRENEQRQEEKEKKRDRKRKSRFAEAEADQSSKHSPVQMSSPLSSSNISSLNSDRDATSLSSLAANSGFAGRWNDDEEEFNPEPPQSRSSSGGGVAIAPPPSLQESSNSDSPPNVNKGPLAGISYGASSVAAKIMAKYGFKEGQGLGKKEQGMSIALQVEKTSKRGGRIIHEKEILMPPPPVPATSGPTIEGQDSHDGNSQEAKAQEPSITEIMRSPSKIVLLRNMVGPGEVDDDLEPEVKDECNSKYGDVIKVIIYEVQTQTAEEAVRIFVEFKRIESAIKAVVDLNGRFFGGRTVKAGFYDAEKFNSLQLLD, encoded by the exons atgtctCTGTACGatgattttgataatattaaaacacgGGCGACTGAAAAAGTAGCAGGATGGTCGTCTGGCATAAAATTACTTCAATCACAGTTACAATTAAAGAAAGCTGCTACGACACAACCGAAACGGGAACAATTGCGACGTGCTAATCAAGTGCTTGCTCCCGTTATTGACTtgaaatcgaaaaaagaagATGATGATATTTATCCAAATTTATCGGCAATTATATTCCCAACACCAAAACAGCGAAAATCATCGGGAATACCGAAGAAAGCACAATATCCAGCTGATTTAGATTGGGATTTTGATGAGGAGTACGATCCATTCTGGCCGAATGATTATGAAAAAGTTGTGAAAG ATTTACGTATGTTACGTGATCGTGAAAATGAGCAACGTCAAGAGGAAAAAGAGAAAAAACGTGATCGTAAACGTAAATCACGTTTTGCTGAAGCCGAAGCCGATCAAAGCTCAAAACATTCACCAGTACAAATGAGTTCACCGCTATCCAGTTCAAATATTTCCTCATTAAATTCAGATCGAGATGCAACGTCCTTATCGTCATTGGCCGCGAATTCTGGTTTTGCTGGACGATGGAATGATGATGAAGAGGAATTTAATCCAGAACCACCACAATCACGTTCGTCCTCTGGTGGTGGAGTTGCTATTGCACCCCCACCTAGTTTACAAGAATCATCTAATTCAGATTCACCGCCAAATGTTAATAAAGGTCCTCTGGCCGGTATTAGTTATGGTGCTAGTTCTGTTGCCGCCAAAATTATGGCGAAATATGGATTTaag gaaggACAAGGTTTGGGTAAAAAAGAACAAGGTATGTCGATTGCATTACAAGTCGAAAAAACTTCGAAACGTGGTGGACGAATTATTCacgaaaaagaaatattaatgccTCCACCACCTGTCCCAGCTACATCAGGTCCCACAATTGAAGGACAGGATAGCCATGATGGTAACAGTCAAGAAGCAAAAGCACAAGAACCTTCTATTACAGAAATAATGCGATCACCCagtaaaattgttttacttCGA AATATGGTTGGACCTGGTGAAGTTGACGACGATCTAGAACCAGAAGTGAAGGACGAATGTAATTCTAAGTATGGTGATGTgattaaagttattatttatgaagTTCAAACACAAACTGCTGAAGAAGCTGTACGGATATTCGTGGAATTTAAACGAATTGAAAGTGCAATTAAAG ctGTTGTTGATTTAAATGGACGATTTTTTGGAGGGCGTACAGTCAAAGCTGGTTTTTATGACgctgaaaaatttaatagtctTCAGTTATTAGACTAA
- the LOC123302660 gene encoding GILT-like protein 2, with translation MVFAIPRTRFGWRLFHLFMTLALIFLIYKLIKYPMSKNQIEIVQPKVIEKTVERKPIIHEVTDDGDVSAPVLITVYYEALCPDSKSFVTKQLLPAYEKGARIMDVDLVPYGKATTKIIDDRYEFECQHSYEECEANKVHACVIYYIPKTLERIRYVSCMIQSSSKPIQAGHDCAKQLYIDYHPIKHCAQSEKGSELLKKHGDQTQAVRPKITFIPTVTVDNSSDISSLPALLKDLFGEVCKQFKDIQPNECLDRD, from the exons ATGGTATTTGCTATACCTCGAACTCGTTTCGGGTGGCgattatttcatttgtttatgaCGTTAgcgttaattttcttaatttataaactaattaaatatcCAATG agtaAAAATCAAATCGAAATTGTTCAACCGAAAGTTATTGAGAAAACTGTCGAAAGGAAACCGATTATTCATGAGGTAACCGATGACGGGGATGTATCTGCACCCGTTCTTATTACTGTTTACTATGAAGCTTTATGTCCAGATTCCAAAAGTTTTGTTACCAAACAATTGTTACCAGCATATGAAAAAGGTGCTAGAATTATGGATGTGGATTTAGTTCCTTACGGCAAAGCAact aCAAAAATAATCGATGATCGTTATGAATTCGAATGTCAACATTCGTATGAAGAATGTGAAGCGAATAAAGTACACGCATGCGTAATATACTACATTCCAAAAACTTTAGAACGTATTCGTTATGTTTCTTGCATGATTCAAAGTTCCAGTAAACCGATTCAAGCTGGGCACgat TGTGCCAAACAACTTTACATCGATTATCATCCAATTAAGCATTGCGCCCAATCAGAAAAAGGTtcggaattattaaaaaaacatggtGATCAAACGCAAGCAGTTCGACCCAAAATAACGTTCATCCCAACGGTTACTGTTGACAATTCATCGGATATCTCATCGTTACCAGCTCTCTTGAAGGATTTGTTTGGTGAAgtttgtaaacaatttaaagATATTCAGCCAAATGAATGTTTAGATCGTGATTAG